One region of Colius striatus isolate bColStr4 chromosome 4, bColStr4.1.hap1, whole genome shotgun sequence genomic DNA includes:
- the RRS1 gene encoding ribosome biogenesis regulatory protein homolog produces MAAVRVEEVLAAAEEQEAEKRRSITVEKELELEFDLGNLLALDRNPPAAAGLRGAGPQREALLRALARDNTQLLATRLWELPAERAGGAGGPLVARLPEPTFRLPREKPPPRPRPPTRWEQFARLKGIRRRKRTSLVWDEQAKEWRRRWGYKRAGGDPARAWLAEVPAGADPEEDQFARLRREKRERVARNELNRLRNLARAHRAGAAGPAAPLHPTGHQSREELGHVARVARVSTASLGRFQPRLPKEPAEPPSRNGGRKRRFEPLLGNLAAERSRQLELLRDMGSKKPVLDITRAVNKQLRQEEAEAAAAKGKKQSQRGKRGRRQQRVGRSGKKSGARRQQQRPAGSSTGTSSGGRRKKA; encoded by the coding sequence aTGGCGGCCGTGCGCGTGGAGGAGGTGCTGGCGGCCGCCGAGGAGCAGGAGGCGGAGAAGCGGCGGAGCATCACGGtggagaaggagctggagctggagttCGACCTGGGCAACCTGCTGGCGCTGGACCGCAACCCGCCGGCGGCGGCAGGGCTGCGCGGGGCCGGTCCGCAGCGAGAGGCGCTGCTGCGGGCGCTGGCCCGCGACAACACGCAGCTGCTGGCGACCAGGCTCTGGGAGCTGCCGGCGGAGCGCGctggcggggccggggggccgcTAGTGGCGCGACTGCCCGAACCGACCTTCCGCCTGCCGCGGGAgaagccgccgccgcggccgcggccgccgACGCGCTGGGAGCAGTTCGCGCGGCTGAAGGGCATCCGCCGGCGCAAGCGGACCTCGCTCGTGTGGGACGAGCAGGCCAAGGAGTGGCGACGGCGCTGGGGCTACAAGCGGGCGGGCGGCGACCCGGCCCGCGCCTGGCTAGCGGAGGTTCCGGCGGGCGCCGACCCGGAGGAGGACCAGTTCGCCAGGCTGCGGCGAGAGAAGCGGGAGCGGGTGGCGCGCAACGAGCTCAACCGCCTGCGTAACCTGGCCCGCGCCCACCGCGCCGgagccgccggccccgccgcgcccctcCATCCCACCGGCCACCAGAGCCGGGAGGAGCTGGGCCACGTCGCACGCGTCGCCCGCGTCTCCACCGCCTCGCTCGGCCGCTTCCAGCCCCGGCTGCCCAAGGAGCCGGCAGAGCCGCCGTCCCGCAACGGCGGCAGGAAGCGCCGCTTCGAGCCGCTGCTGGGCAATCTGGCGGCCGAGCGCAGCCGGCAGCTGGAGCTACTGCGGGACATGGGCAGCAAGAAGCCCGTCCTCGACATCACCCGAGCTGTCAACAAGCAGCTGCGGCAGGAGGAAGCCGAGGCGGCTGCCGCCAAGGGCAAGAAGCAGTCACAGCGGGGCAAGCGTGGCCGCCGGCAGCAGCGGGTGGGCCGCAGCGGCAAGAAGAGCGGAGcccggcggcagcagcagcggcctgctggcagcagcaccgGCACCAGCAGTGGTGGCAGGAGAAAGAAGGCGTAA